The genomic DNA CGAATGGAGCTTGACCACATAGGCCAGCGGACCGGTGATCGTGACGCCGAACAGTTTCAACGCATAGGCGGGAAAAAATTCGATGATCAGCACATCGATCAATCCCACCAGCAGAAAGAGCGCCCCGAACAGTTTGATATCGATGCCTCGTGAAGTCGTGTGCGCGGTCATATTCTCATGCTCCTTCCCCGCGGACGGACTCGCTGGACCCGTGCTCATTCATCGAACCCAGGAATCCGGAAACGCCCGCCACCATTCGGTGGGATGTGTGTGCCGCCACTGCGCCTGCTCCTGCCAGAGACGATCGGCCGTGACCCTGTTCAACCGTACCGCCATCGCGGCGCTGACATCGGATTGCTGGCGCACGCTGGTTTGAATCATTTCCTTCGCCATGCGAGCCAGGCCGCCCGGTGGATCGACGAGATCCTCCGTGTGGCGATAGGCGAGGTTCAGATACAACTGTTCCACGGCCGTCCAACTCTCATCCTTGGACAGCTGTTCGAGGTAGGCGTCGATCGCCTGATAGACATAGGTGAGCTGAAGGTAGGCCTCTGCCGACGGCCGCTCCTGAATGGCCTGCTCACAGGCCTCCAGCGCCCGGCGATAGTCGCCCGCCATCAGGAATAACCCCGTTCTCTCGACGATCGAGGTCCGCGAGACAGGCGCCATCTGTCCCTGCGCCTCGACTGTGAGCTGTCCGGCCACGATGATCGACAAGCCAAGCGCCGCAAGCATCCGTTTCACATGCCACCTATCGGCCCGAGCCGCCGTGTGATCCCATTTGTCCTTTGTACAGAGTCTGGCCCGAGACACGAGTCACGGAGACCTCGCGCGGACCGCCCTCGCTTTTTACCCCCAACTTCACCACCGACCCGGGCTCGCCCCGAACCATGAGGGCCACTTGTTCGTAGGTCTTTCCGGTCACGGCCACACCGTCTACGGTGGTCAGCTCATCCCCTGGCTTGAGCCCGGCCTTCTCCGCCGGTCCATCGGGCAATACGTGCGCGACATAGAGCACGGCCGTGTCGCCCACACGCTCCGCCCCGACGTGCAGCGACACACCGATCACGCCGTCCGGAATCGTGGCTTCCAAACCGAATGTGGGTGCCGGCGCCCCTGCCTTCTCCTGCCCCTCGCTTGCCCAGGCGGTGACGGTTACGACAGACGAGTAATTCAGGCAGATGCTCAAGAACCCTACGACCAAGTATGCGGAAGTATTGATGTGCTTTTTCATCGTCCATCTCCCTTCGTGACAATCAGAATTGACGCGCAACGCCCACCAAACATAAGCCCGCCAGCAACACCAGTGAGTTCAGATAGAGGGACCGTTGATGCAATCGATCCCAGGCCCGCTTCAACGTCGCATCGACGACCCCGTGCTGTTCCTGTTCCTTCAGCCGATCGCGCATCGCATTACTCTGCGGAGTGAGAGGCGACCGGCAATAGGATTCTGCCGCGAGAACCACCAGCCAGATACCGCCTGCGATCAGCACCGGCAGATTCCAGCCACGTGTGCTCCCGAGCACGGTGACCGACAACAGCCCGGCCGCAGCGGCTCCCATGCCAAGCACATAGTAGGCAGGAAAGAGCCGGCGCACGACCTTGCCGAAAGCATCCTGGTCCAGGTTCTGGGCCAGAATCGGCGCCACCACAAACGACAGCAGCACGACCTTGCCGACCAAGACCGCAACAGCCAAGGCCTGCAGGTACTGCATCACCGGGTCGAGGAAGGCAGACATGCCTGATCCTCCTTGTTCACGATCGCCCGCAAGGCCGGCTCCAACGTCGGATAACGGAAGGTATATCCCCCGGCCCTCGCCTTCGCCGGATCGACACGTTGCCCGGTGGTCATCAACGTCCCCACCTCACCCAACGCCAGATGCAACGCGAAGCCGGGAACCGGAAGCCACGAGGGACGATGGAGCACCTTGCCGACCGTGGCACAGAACGTCTTCATCGTGACCGCCTCAGGCGCTACTGCGTTCACAGGGCCGGAGACGGTCGGCGTGGCGATGGCCCATTGAATCAGGATCAAGAGATCCGCCCGGTGAATCCATGACACCCATTGCGTGCCCGGCAACACCGGCCCTCCGGCGAAGAGCTGAAACGGCAACAATATCCTCGGCAACGCGCCACCGCCCTGTTCGAGCACCATCCCGGTTCTCAACAGTACGACACGCGTCCCGAGCCGATCGGCGCGCAAGGCCTCCGCTTCCCAGGCGGCAGACAGCTCGGCCAGAAAACCGTGCCCGATCGGCGATGCCTCATCCAGAAGCCGATCGTCGCTCGGGCCGTAGTAACCGATCCCCGATGCGTTGATCAACAGAGGAAGGGGCGCAGACCGGCCGGCCACTGCGTCTACCAGCCGTCTGGTCGACAGGACCCGGCTCTCCACCAGGAGCCGCTTGCGGGCATCCGTCCATCGCCCATCGGCGATCGGCGCACCGGCAAGATTGATGACGACATCTGCCGTCGCCGCTTCAGAGTGCCAGGGTCCGGCAGAACAGGCGTCCCATTCCACGAACCGGACCGACGACTGAGACGCATGACCGGACCGGCGGCTCAAGACCACCACCTCATGACCCTGTCGGGCCAGCTCTTCGACCAACGCATGGCCGATGAATCCCGTTCCTCCGGCGACGATGATCTTCATCTGTCTGTCCTCCCGTCGGTCACAGTCCACGGCTACGATGCCCCGTCCTGGTCGGCCTCATCGGCCGACTCCTCGTCACTCTCATCCGGTGCTCGATCGTCCGAAGACTGTTTCACAGGCCTGCTGTCGGAAACGGCCGTCACGCGCTGGCTGAACTTTCTCTGCTTCGTGCCATACAGCAGGTTCGGCGGCGGGCTCCGGCGATTCTTCAGGATGACCGGGTCGAGCACCTCGCCGCACATCGTGCAATGCCATGCCGTAATATCGATCTGGCCGGTATCATCAAGCAAATCGATGTAGTGCTGTGTCAACAACAATCCTCCGCAACGCGGACAGATGTGATGCTCGGGCTGCGGAGTGGAGAGCGATTCTGGTGTCCCATGTGTTTCCATTGGAACCCCCGACTGGGAAAAAAATGGACGACCACGAACTGAACCGGGCCCACTGCATGCGACTGCTCCCGTTCCGGCGCCCACCCATGCCCTATCGCAACCGAGCCCTTGCCGGCCACACCGCCGCATAGGCAGCGCGCCGCTTCCCGGCGAACAAGGCCGTTCCGATGCTCACCACTATGGCCGCGATACCATATACGAACATCTGCGTCATGACTGCCTCCTGATCGTGGCGCCTGGGGGACGCCGTACCCTCTACTTGTCATCCGATGGTTCGCTGAGGGGACGGATTCCTCCGAAGGAAGAACCCGCCCTCCTCAACGGGAGGCCGCGTGCGGAGTCGCGGTACCTCCTAACGTTCACTGCTTCGGACCGGCCCCGATCCCTGGCGCCCGTTCATCGCTCACTTCGCTGTCTCTCCACCCCGGACACACCGGAATCCGGTGCCATGCGTCTGCAGCGCGAATCCTCCTCGTCCCCGCGCCGTGGCGGTAATATCCGACTGGGGACTGTGCCACGACCCTCCACGAATCACCCGGACGATCCCCTTGTCGGGGCCCTGCGGGTTCTTGTCGGGAGCATTCGCGTAGTAGTCAGGGGCATACCAATCCTGCACCCATTCCCGCGCGTTCCCGGACATATCCTTGATCCCGTACGGCGAGTCGCCTCCGGACAACGAACCGACGACGTGCAACGTCTTGTCGTCGACCCACTCCCGATCGAAGTTCGCCCGGGTCGGACTCGGGGGCTCGTTGCCCCACGGGAACATCCGGCCATCGGTACCGCGCGCGGCCTTCTCCCACTCCGCTTCGGTGGGCAGCCGTTTCTTGGCCCACGCGCAATACGCTTTGGCGTCGTACCACGTCACCTGCACAACCGGCAGCTGCTCGACCCCTTTGGCCGAGACCAAGACCCCGGTGCCATAGGGATTCGGCGGGCTGCGATGGCCGGTTGTGGCGACAAACGCCATGTACCGCTCATTGGTCACTTCCACCTGATCGATGGCGAACGTATCGACATAAACCGACCGTTGCGGCCACTCGTCGGCCCGCCCCTTGGGATTCTCACTGCCCATCAGAAACGTTCCGCCCGGCACGGTGACCATCGGAACCGGATCCAGCTCCTTGAGAGTCGGCGCCGCAAGGACAGGTGTCAGGGCGACCGCACAGGTTGCCGCCACGAACAGGCTCATGCATCTCCACCTGGTTCTTCTCCTGGTCAAACCTTGAGTCATTTCTTCTGCTCCTTGCTCCCCGCGATTGCCTGGGCCGTATGAATCTTGATCTCACCGACAAGCCGTTCCACCTTGCCCGTGTCTCCCCGGTCGGCCGCCTCCTGCGCCTGTGTCACAAGGGTTCTGGCTTCATGCAAATGAAGTTCAATCTGCGCCTGCAGATCAGGCGATGCCACGGTGCCTCCCAGGGCCGCGCGGTGATACACCTCCCACGCGTGATCCACGCTGTGTTCCGCCTCATGCACCATCTGAAGTTTCTCCGGATGGGGGTGCCGGCTGGCATCGATCGGACCGGCTTGGAGATCAGCCGTCATCAAGAGCGCGCTGAATCCGCCGACCAGTGTGATCATCGTGCTGTACGTCATGGCTCTGCCTCCGTCGGGTGTATGGCGGGCCGGCCCCCCGCCTTGTGCACTCATCGCTGTTTCATCGATTGTTCGATGAGAGGCCGCAGCTCCAACAGTTCAACGTTCGCCGGATCCATGGCCAAACCCCGGCTGACTGCCTGCTGGGCCTCGCTGAAGCGTTCCCGCCCCATTTCCACTAGCGCAGTGATGTAGCTGTCCCTGATGCGCTGCTCCCAGTCAGCCGGAGCCGATTTGGCGCACCTGAAACCGAGGCCGACGCCATAGCTGTTATTGAGCGGATGATTCCAGAACCGGTGCGTCGAGCGAATCGTGCCTTCCGGCGCGATCCACGAGCCACCGCGGATGACGCGCTTTTCGCCGACGGTCAAGCGGTCTACGTAGGTTCCGGTTCCACCGACCCACAAGGGTTTTTCCGGACCGGTGGGATTCACCATGGTTCCGAGTCTCCCGTAGTATTTCGGGTCATACCAGTCGCCGACCCATTCGAAGACATTGCCCGCCATGTTGTACACGCCGTAGTAGCTGGCGCCCTCCGGATGAGAATCCACCGACAAGGTCGCATCATGATGCCTGTCATAATTTGCCTTGTTGGAATCGAAGTCGTTGCCCCAGGGATAGAGGTTGCCGTGCGGGCCGCGGGCCGCCTTTTCCCATTCGGCTTCGGTGGGCAACCGCTTCTCGCGATATTCGCAGTAGGTTTTGGCATCGATCCAATTGACGCCCACCACCGGCTGCTGAGGCTTATTCAAGCGCGGATCGTCCCAGTAGGCCGGCGCCGGATGACCGGTCGCCTTGATGAAGGCGCCATAGTCCTTGTTCGACACCTCGTATTTGTCGATGAGATAGGAATCCAGGAACACCGTATGCGCCGGCCCTTCGTCGTTGAACGCTTCGGCAGACAAAGGCGTCTTCATCCGTTTGTCGTACAGCGTGAGCCGGCGGCCGGAATCTGCCGGCTGGGCCTTGTCTAATCCCATGATCGACGGTCCCTGTCCCACATACACCATGTCTGCGGGAATCTTGGACTCCTCAGCCTGTGCCGTCGCCGTCATGATGGCGACAGTCATGATGAGCCCTGCCCCGACTGCGTTCCCCATTGTCTTCATGCGACACCTCCTGCCCCTGAGGGCCGGGCCGGGGGACGGTCACCCGCCCCCTCCACGGTTATGTGCTACTTCTTCATGCTCTTTTTGATGAGATCGCGAGTGGCCAGATACTCTTTGTTGTCGGGATCCGCCGCCAACGCCTTCTCGATGGAGGCGAGGGCGTCGGCGTTCTTCTCCGCTCCCATGCCGACGAGCGCCTGAATGAAGGCATCACGCCCGGCTTGAGCGGCTTCGTCGGAGACCATGCTGGCCGACTTCGCGCAACGGAAACCCAGTCCGACGCCGTAGGAGTTGTTTTCGGGCTGATTCCAGAACCGGTGGCTGGTGTGCAGCGAGGTTTCCGGAGCCAGCCAGGACCCGCCGCGCAAGACCTTCACCGGGCCTTGATTGGCGAAGTTGTAGCCCTTCTCGGCGCCACGGGGATTGAGCGCGTTGCTGGTGCGGTAATATTTCGGGTCGTACCAGTCATCCACCCACTCGAAGACGTTGCCGGCCATGTTGTACACGCCATAGCCGCTCACGCCTTCAGGGTAGGAGTCCACCGGCGTAGTGCGTCCCACATTCTGTCCATAGTTGGCCTTCTTCGGATCGAGGTGATGCCCCCATGGATAGTGGTTGTCTCCCTCCGGGCCCTTGGCGGCCTTTTCCCATTCCGCCTCGGTGGGCAACCGCTTGCCATCCCACTTACAAAAGGCGTTGGCGTCCGTCCAACTCACTCCGACTACCGGTTGCTCGGGCTTGCTGAGCCGCGGGTCGTCCCAATAGGCCGGTGCCGGATGACCGGTGGCCCGCATGAACTCCTTGTACCGCGTGTTCGACGCTTCGAACTTGTCGATCAGATAGGCATCGAGCACTACCTGATGCCTCGCCTCGTCGGAATGTTCGTGACTGCCCATGGTGAACTCGCCGCTCGGGATGAGGACCATGTCCTTATGGTCGCCGGCGGCCTTCGCCGACACCCCCATCGACATGGATCCAGCCACAAGCACCGCTCCTATTCCAATTTGAAGACCTATGTGCCTCCGCATGAGAAACCTCCTTGGTTGAGAACCCTGACACAACCCCCAGTGGGGTCACGATTGTTGCTAAACAGAGACCTGGCCCTGCAGGGCCGGCTTCGATGTTTTCATTTCCCGTACTACGCCGGCGGCCTGCTGCAGGTGCCGGTTCCATCGGATGACCGGATCAACGACATCACCGCATTGCACACAACGCGAAGTGGAGGAATCGAGCCCGCTTGCCCCGCTGAGCAGGTCCGTGCAGAAATCACGAACCATCAGTCCGCCGCACCGCAGGCAGTTCGACTCCTGGTAAAGAGTCAGAATCTGTCTTCGGATTTCACTTACTGGCACAGTTCCTTCCATTGTCTTTGTGGTCGCCATGATCACTCCTCGCATGTTCATGTCCAATGTTTGCAACCTCTATGTCCAATGTTTAACCTTTTTTGTCCAATGTGTCAATAGTTATTTCAATAAATATTTGACAAACATTGGACACAACCATATACTTGGGCTCAACAATGAATACGCACAGAATTCATAGGGTTGCGAAGCTCACCGGTCTGAGTCGCGATGTGATTCGGGTGTGGGAGCGCCGATTTGGCCTGTTGAAACCGACACGAGGCGCGAATCGCTATCGCAATTATTCGGATGAAGATGTGGCCTTGCTGCGCTATCTGAAGCAGCAATTGGATGCGGGGGCTTCAATCGGTGATCTCGCCAAGCTGGGGCGTGAGGAGCTGATCACCCGCCTGCGCACGGAAGCGCCGCGCCCCGCCGTGGTGGACAATACGTTCGACCGACTCTTGCGGGAACTGCTCTCGGCCTTGGAACCATTCGACCGCGTCACATTCGAGAAACGCTTGAACGGCGCGGTCGCAGTCGTCCCGTTTGAAGAGGCACTCCACGGAATTCTGCTCCCGCTGCAGGAACGCGTCGGAGACCTGTGGCACAGCGGGCGCATCAGTATCGCCCTGGAACATTACGTGACCAGCCAAATTGAACAAAAACTGTATGCGGCCATGAATCAATTGCCGGTGGCGGAATTCGGCGCGAAAGTCGTCGTGGCCTGCCCGCCCGGTGAGGAGCACGACATTGCGGCATTGGCAGTCGCCTACCGTTGCCGCGTGCGTGGATGCCGGGTCTACTACTTAGGAGCCAACGTGCCGATCTCCTCCCTCGGCAGGCTCTGCAGGGAGGTCGCCCCGGATCTGGCCATCCTGTCGTTGACCCTGGTGCTGCAGGAAGGCAACGCAGCGGAATTGATTCACTCGCTCGCAGAGGAATTGAAACCCGTTACCACGGTCATGGCCGGCGGCCATGGCGCGCGCGTGATGCGCGATCAGTTTGCGCAATACCGCATCGATGTCCTGGATACCTTCAGCGAGTTGGACGAAGTGCTGGATCGATTCACCAGGCGATTTACGATCCCGGGATGACAGGGAGGCACCGTTCGGATGGCTGTCTATCCACTCACCGTGTTCTATGACGGAGCCTGCCCCATTTGCGCCCGCGAAATGGCGCTGATGAAGCGTCTGGACAGGACACAACGCCTCACCCTACTCGACTTTTCTCTTGCCGGCTTCGATGCCGCACCGGCCGGCTTGGCTGTCGCGGATCTGAGCGCGGTGATTCACGCCCAGTGGGCGGACGGCGCCGTCATCACCGGTGTCGAGGTCTTCCGTGCGATTTGGGAGGCGGTCGGCCTGGGATTCCTGTCCCGCCTCAGCCGACTCCCGATGGTTGCTCCACTTATGACGAAGGCCTATGGATGGTTTGCCAGAAACCGGCTCTGGCTCACCGGCCGCAACAACGCCTGTCCGGGAAATGCTTGCGCCGCCGCTTCACCCAAGCCACTGCGAGCCTCACAATAGTCCCCGTCCTCTCTTTCCCAACGCGCCAGTCATGACAAAGCATGGCGAAGCCACGAGGCCCGGATCAGGCCTTCATTCCGAGCCCAGGCATGTTCCCACTCGGTCGAACATGGCATCGTGCGAAGGAAAAGTCTGACAGAGGCGCCCTACGCAACCATCCGAACCTCAACCAACGGCACTAACCATCACGAACCACCAGGCCTGGGCAATTTCCTAGTATCCACCCGGGAAGTCCCTTGCTGACAATTTTCAAGGAGATGCTACTGTTATTCAGAACGTCCTCATGGTGCGAGACCGCGTCAGCAGAGTCATCGGGAACAGGACCGCCGCTTCACGTCACATTCATCCCCTTCAGCATGACATTACGCGTCAGCCTCATCGTGTTGTTCAGCATTGGCGGTATCCTACTCCTGGTGGGCTATTGGGCGGACCAGTACCACCCGGACCTCCTGCCGCATACGTTCTCATTGCAAACCGCTCCCCCCGATCCCTCACAGGGACAACCAGGTGTGACCATCAACCTGCCGCCCGTCGTCGCGCCCGTGGATGACGGCCAACGTTACTATTATGTGCAGGTCAATCTGGCCTTGGAGCTCGATCGCTCGGGGACCGCCGGATTGATCCAGGCCCGCCACGACGCGATCGATCGGCAGGTGATGGAAATTCTTCACACCTATGCCGTCAGCGATCTGCGTGCGACCGGGCAGCTGCCGGCCTTGCGAGCAGACATTCGACGCGCCATCAACACGTTGCTTCCCAAAGGACAGGTCCAGAACGTCTATATCACCAACTGGTTGATGACCCCGGTCGGGTACTGAACCGCTTCTGCAAGAAATGCGACTGTCGACGGATCAGCCTTCCATGCCTGATGCTTCCGAAACACAACTGCAGCCAATCCGGATGAAACCCCGTTCGCTCTAGCAGGCTGCGGAAAAACTCGATTGTTGCGTCATACGCCGAGATCAGTTCATGTGGCGTGTTGGTATCAGAATCGGTCGCAGGATGCGCAAAAAGGCCGTCCAGCAAGGCCGCAGCGAGCGAAGAGGCGAATCGTACCCTCTGCCGTACGGTGAGCGTCTGAGCGATGCGAGAACGCCGCTGGCGGCCTTTTTCCGCATCCTGCTAGGCGGAAGGGACCGGCTGGTGTCGTGGCTGGATGGTCATGCGGATGCCGTGTTTCGGACGCAAGGTCACCATGATTTCAGGTTCGACGTGTTCTTGCGCAAGCTGCAAATCGTAGGAGCGGCCGATCAGTGCCAGGAGCAGCGGCCCTTCCACCGTCGCGAAATGCGTCCCCACGCAGGCCCGTGGTCCTGCGCCGAACGGCAGATAGGCGCATCGGGGAGCCGGCCGTTCACCCTCGAGCCATCGCTCCGGCATGAATCGCTCTGGATCGCGCCAGAAGGCCGGATGCCGATGCAGGTGATAAATGCCCACCAGGACCAGCGCCCCGGCAGGCAGGGTGAGCCCGCCGATGCTTGTGCGGCTGGCGGCCTTTCGCTGGACCGCAGGAACGGGAGGATATAAACGAACCGCTTCATCGAAAACCGCGCGAGTGTACGGGAGTTGCTGAAGATCGTCGGCCTGAGGCGTTCGCCCCTGCAGCACCCGGTCCACCTCTTCGTGGAAACACGCCTTTACCTCCGGATGGGTGGCAAGCAAGTACCAGGTCCAGGCGAGGGCATTGGCGGTGGTCTCGTGTCCGGCCGCAAAGATGGTCAGCGCTTCATCCCGCAGTTCCTGATCGCTCAACCCGGCGCCTGTTTCCTCATCGCGGGCCCTGAGGAGCAGATCGAGGAGATCGTCGCGCTGCGCCCCGGTGCGGCGGCGCTCGGCGATCAATCCATAGATCAGCTTGTCCATGAACTGCAGAGCGAGACGAAATTCACGGTTGCGCGGGGTCGGCACCCACAGGGGCACACGCAGCGGACTGTGAAACGAATCGAACGCATACTTCAGACTGACCCGTAGCGCATGACTGATGTGGTCGATATGGTCCGCCACGTTCGTGTGAAACATTGTTTGAGAGATCACTTCGAGGGCCAGCCGCATCATTTCGTCGGCGATATCGACCGGCCCCCCCGCGTGGACCGTCCAACCCGCGATCCGCTGCTCGCCCACCTGCGCCATACGCTCGGCCATCGCCGCCATGCGGGCGCGATGAAAAACCGGCTGGATGATGCGCCGGTGCCGCTTCCAGACCTCGCCCGAACTGGTCACCAATCCGTTACCCAAGACCAACGCAAGGCCGGTGGGACGCCGCGGCTCGTACACTTTCACGAAACAATCGGCCTGATGGACGAGAATCTCTTCGGCGAGATCGGGATGGCTGAGGAGGTAGAGCGTCTTAGGACCGAGCCGAAAGCGTAGCGCATCGCCGTGCCGGCGCCACCACTGCGACATGGCCTGCAGCGGTCGCCGCCTGAACGCACGCAGGTGGCCCAACAGGGGCTCGCCGCCGGGAACATCGACCAGCGTATGAGATGGCTCCACATCGACAGGCATTGAGTGAGGTGAGACGGTTGATTGTTGGACGCGCCGGGCATTGGATCTCACAAGGACTGTTCCGCATCGTACAAACTTCGCGTGAAGAGTGGTAGGGCCGAACCACCAGGGCTACATGGCGTACAGCTGGCTGGCACTTGCGTTGGTAACGTTCCTACCGTGTGAATCTGGCGCTATTTTTTGAACAGGCGCACATAGTCCTGAAAGATGAACAGGCGATTACGCCTCTGTCCGGTCAGCTCACGAAGAATGCCGAGTTTGACGAAGTCATCGATGAGCGCAGCGGCGGTATTGGTTTGTGTCTTGATGAGATCGGTGACCATTTTGATGTTGATCACCGGCGCCCGGTAAAGAGACTTCATAAGCATCTGCGCGTTAGCCTGGCGACGCACATGGAAAGTGGGCATATATTTGCGCTCTATCCGCTCCTTGAGTGTAAGGATGTCCCTGAACACTTGGATGGACAAGGCAGTCGTCTCGCGCATGCCGAGCAGAAAGAATCGTAACCACGGTTCCATCTTCTGAGTCGTACGCACGGCCATCAGTTGATCGTAATACTCGCCCTTGTGACGCTCGAAGAAGTCGGATAGATACAGCGCAGGCTTGTGTAAGAGGCCGGAGCCGACGAGATAGAGCACAATGAGCAGACGACCCAACCGTCCGTTTCCGTCTAAAAACGGATGGATGGTTTCAAACTGATAATGGATGAGCGCGATTCTGACCAGATGCGGAACATGAATCTGGTCGTTGTGCATGAACTTTTCCAGGTCACTCATGAGATCCGGCACATGGAGGTGATGCGGCGGGATAAAGGTGGCGTGGTTAAGACTGACACCGATCCAGTTTTGGCTGGTGCGAAATTCTCCAGGCTGCTTGTGCGTGCCACGCACCCCGCGCAGCAGCACAGCATGAGTCTCTCGCAAGAGCCGATTGGACAAGGGCATCTGGTCCATCTGTTTGATCGAAAAATTGATGGCCTGGATGTAATTATGCACCTCCTGCCAGTCATCGCGTTTTTCCGGATCGACGTCGAGCTTGCCGATCAGCGCCTCTTCCATATTGGTCTGAGTGCCCTCAATACGGCTTGAGGTCGTGGCTTCCTTGGTAATGTGCATTCGGATGAAAAAATCCACGTCCGGGATGAGCTGAGAAAACCCGTTCAACTCTCCGAGCAGACGATTCGTCTCTTCCAGGAGTGTGAGAATCTGGGGATCAGACACGACCCATTCCCGGTTGATCGGCGTGGGCAGGAAGCTGCGGTACTCGTACTGTTGTTCGTACCCCCCCGACTTGAACTCCTTGATGTTCATGAAACTCCTCGACTCCTGCCGGGCCAATTTGATCTAAGCGGACTGCTATGTCAAATGCGCCGCGCCAAATTGATATAACGCAGAACGTATGTCAAATGGCCGGGCTGGATAGATAGAAGGGCTCGCAATCGAGCAAGCTACTCGGAAGGCCAGGAAAAGAGAGAGAAAGACTGCTAGAGGGTTTTTCCTGTCGCCGAGAGCCATCGGAAGGGCTTCGGGTCGAGCAAGCTGTGTATGGTGCCGAAGCCGGGAGTTGAACCCGGATACCCTTACGGGCGCTGGTACCTGAAACCAGTGCGTCTGCCAGTTCCGCCACTTCGGCCTAAGGAATGGAGTGGGATTATCGCTGATCGGTTTCGACCCGTCAAGGTGAGGAACATGAAA from Nitrospira sp. ND1 includes the following:
- a CDS encoding cytochrome P450, with the translated sequence MEPSHTLVDVPGGEPLLGHLRAFRRRPLQAMSQWWRRHGDALRFRLGPKTLYLLSHPDLAEEILVHQADCFVKVYEPRRPTGLALVLGNGLVTSSGEVWKRHRRIIQPVFHRARMAAMAERMAQVGEQRIAGWTVHAGGPVDIADEMMRLALEVISQTMFHTNVADHIDHISHALRVSLKYAFDSFHSPLRVPLWVPTPRNREFRLALQFMDKLIYGLIAERRRTGAQRDDLLDLLLRARDEETGAGLSDQELRDEALTIFAAGHETTANALAWTWYLLATHPEVKACFHEEVDRVLQGRTPQADDLQQLPYTRAVFDEAVRLYPPVPAVQRKAASRTSIGGLTLPAGALVLVGIYHLHRHPAFWRDPERFMPERWLEGERPAPRCAYLPFGAGPRACVGTHFATVEGPLLLALIGRSYDLQLAQEHVEPEIMVTLRPKHGIRMTIQPRHQPVPSA
- a CDS encoding Fic family protein: MNIKEFKSGGYEQQYEYRSFLPTPINREWVVSDPQILTLLEETNRLLGELNGFSQLIPDVDFFIRMHITKEATTSSRIEGTQTNMEEALIGKLDVDPEKRDDWQEVHNYIQAINFSIKQMDQMPLSNRLLRETHAVLLRGVRGTHKQPGEFRTSQNWIGVSLNHATFIPPHHLHVPDLMSDLEKFMHNDQIHVPHLVRIALIHYQFETIHPFLDGNGRLGRLLIVLYLVGSGLLHKPALYLSDFFERHKGEYYDQLMAVRTTQKMEPWLRFFLLGMRETTALSIQVFRDILTLKERIERKYMPTFHVRRQANAQMLMKSLYRAPVINIKMVTDLIKTQTNTAAALIDDFVKLGILRELTGQRRNRLFIFQDYVRLFKK